ATAGTGCCCGCTGATGGTTGGTACGAGTGGAAGATGGACGCGGCCAACCCGAAGATCAAGCAGCCCTACTACATCACGCTCCGTAGCGGCGAGCCGATGTTTTTCGCTGCGCTCGGGCGGTTTCAGCGAGGCGCCTCGCTGGAACCCCGAGACGGCGACGGCTTTGTTGTCATTACGTCATCTAGCGCTGCCGGCATGCTCGATATTCACGATCGGCGTCCTCTGGTTCTATCGCCAGAGTACGCTGCGCTCTGGATGCAGCAGGAGCTTTTGCCGCTCAAGGCTGAGGAGCTAGCACTGGCGCATGGTTTATGCGTCGAGGAATTCGAGTGGCATCCGGTGGGTAAGGACGTCGGGAACGTGCGGAATGATGGGCCGGAACTTATCAATAGGATCGCCCAGCCGCTGGTATAAAGGCATTTCGCTTCAATGACCGTTGGTGACAACCTAAATCAAGTGCGAGCTTTGCTTTCAGGCCCGCCACTGTATGGGCTCGCGCGACGGTGAGTCGTCAGTTTAGAAAAGTGAGCCAGGGAAATTCGCTAAAGCTCAAACGACGAGCTTGAACACACCTCTTAGGGGCTTCCATGCGCCGCTTCAGTTTGGCGCTGGTGAAATTGCGGTCACGGTTGTTCACTGCCTTGAATTTGCTGCCGTCGATGGCAACCAGGTTTTCGTCAAACAACCCCAACTGCTGGCAGAGCAAAACGAACTGGCGGCAGACGCCGCGAATGGCCTTGCTGTTGTCTTTTCGGAAGTTGGCGATGGTCTTGAAATCGGGCATCAAACGCCCGGTTAGCCACATGAGTTCGACGTTGCGCTGGGCTTCTCGCTCCAGACGTCGGCTCGATTGAATTCGGTTTAGGTAACCGTAGATGTAGATCTTCAGCAGGATCGCCGGGTGGTAGGCAGGTCTGCCGGTTTCGGCTGGAATGACGCCATCAAAACCTAGATTGGCCAAATCGAGTTCATCGACGAAAACG
This DNA window, taken from Pseudomonas sp. FeN3W, encodes the following:
- a CDS encoding SOS response-associated peptidase family protein; its protein translation is MCGRFAQYRIAYEYLDKIAMQLPLPLRGSVNPEPIGRYNVCPQSLVQLLHQDDDGLRMEPVKWGYAPLWAQGKRPPAINARVETAATSKFFRDIWQTGRAIVPADGWYEWKMDAANPKIKQPYYITLRSGEPMFFAALGRFQRGASLEPRDGDGFVVITSSSAAGMLDIHDRRPLVLSPEYAALWMQQELLPLKAEELALAHGLCVEEFEWHPVGKDVGNVRNDGPELINRIAQPLV